The genome window ATGTGGGAAGCTTACTTATCCTATTTCTCTTAAACAGGTAGCCCTGCTTAACTGTTCTGctgttttaatttttcatctCACTGTTAGACACACAAAATGGAACTGAAAGGAATACATGTTGTTCTCTATATCTTGAAACAGCCCGGACCCCGTGACTCTCCTATCCAATGCTTTATCAAAAGAGATAGAGCTACTTCGATTTATCGCCTCTACTTTGGTTTGACTCCATGTAAGTTATGTTCTAGGTTGAAAGTATGTATCTTTTGCTGAAATTCTATCTATATATGTAATATGGAGAGCTCTGCAAGGAGGGTGTTGAGTGATAATTAACACTGGTGAAGTTCCTGTAAGGTATACTGCTAACCTTCTTACCACTTGACAGCTGAGGATGCAAGTGATAAATTATTGCTGGCAGCCAAAAAGATCAGACGGGCAACGAGCACAGACTTTGTCATATCATTGGTTGCAGATGAATTTTCGCGAGCCAGCAACACTTATGTTGGGAAGCTGAGGCAAGTTTTACCCCTCCACACCACAGAACAATCTTTCTAGGATAGAAAAGTAAAAAGTGTTTGTATTTTGGTTGTTCTATATAATTGATATTGGAGCAATTTGAGCAGGTCTAACTTTCTTGGTACCAAGTTCACCGTATATGATAGCCAACCCACACACGATTCGGTGGTTCAGCACAATCAGCCTAGTCGAAGATTCCATTCTAAACAAGTGTCTCCTAGAGTATCTGCTTGTAACTACAGCATTGCCACTATTTCCTACGAGCTCAACGTCCTTCGCACCAGAGGGCCTAGGAGAATGCAATGCGTTATGCACTCTATCCCCGTGACCTCTATTCAGGAGGGAGGCACAGCTCCTACACCAACATCGTTCTCACAGTTTCTCGATGACAAGCCTTCACACACACCAGTCTCGAAAGCTAAGGATAATCCAAACATGGATTCCAGCTCCCCTGGACATTCAGGTTCTCTTGTGCCAGAGCCACCTTCTCAAGAGCCCCTTATGCTTAAAAACAAGGCCCCTCGATGGCACGAACAGTTACAATGCTGGTGCTTAAATTTTAAAGGCCGTGTCACAGTGGCATCTGTCAAAAATTTTCAGCTCGTGGCCGCTGTGGATCCCTCTCACAACATACCAGCAGCAGAACAAGAGAAGGTAATCCTGCAATTCGGAAAGATTGGAAAAGATATCTTCACCATGGATTATCGCTACCCGCTTTCTGCGTTCCATGCTTTTGCAATCTGCTTGAGCAGCTTTGACACAAAACCAGCCTGTGAATGATTTCAGGTGGTTTGTAAATGATGAACATCTCTTGCTTTTTGTTGCTTCAGAATCTTGAATTATGCTTACTATCTATGAAGTATATCCATTGGCCATAAATTATTACTGATGATCAAAGCTTCTCAGTTTGCTTCTTTAGCTGCTAACTCTCTGCTATGAACATTTTCAATCCAACTGTAATATGTTGtgagtaattttaattacatgCAGAAAATGGATTATGAATAAAAAGTCCCTTTCTTGAAAATAGTACataatttctaaaaaataattttaataattttctgCAAGTAGCAATCAAGCTGCGCTGGTTCTCCTCCCCTATcatattttttctattaattttttccTTTAGCTTCATTCATGAACAACTAATTAAgctaattttctctttttctctgcCTCACGTTTCTATCCTTCTCTGCCTTTCCTTTTCATTCTTTCTTCTCTCGCTTTCATCAAATTAGGGTTGATAGTTTTGTATATTAAACatgatttatttttaagttaaatagatataattatattataaattacgaGTATTACTTGTTGGGGGAATTAGTAGCAAGTTCTACGTCCAACTCGGCAAGCTGACCTCGTTATTGATAAGACAATATCCAAAACAAAACAAGACGGATAGCCGAGCAAGTAGTTCAACCATATACgtcaaaaaaaagtcaaatgaTTAGGATGACATCAGAGTATCCAAAGCAAAACAAGACGGATAGCTGAGTAAGTAGTTCAACCGTATACATTTAGAAAATGTCGAATGGGTAGGGTGACATCAGAGTTAGTTATGTTTAGCATATTATGCGATGATACATGTCAGAAGGAATTGTAGTAGGCACGAGCATATGCAGAGGATAAGCGTAATTGCCTTATTTGTAACCATTTTGTACATTATAACCTTGAAGTAGCTAGTATAGGAGCaatcacaat of Ipomoea triloba cultivar NCNSP0323 chromosome 3, ASM357664v1 contains these proteins:
- the LOC116013611 gene encoding tubby-like F-box protein 5, giving the protein MSFKSIVRELKEMKDGIGSISRRGSEGGRHWRSRTRSHIAPDVAPSDPIEQGQWANLPPELLLDIIRRVEESETSWPARTVLVSCASVCRSWREITKEIVKTPEECGKLTYPISLKQPGPRDSPIQCFIKRDRATSIYRLYFGLTPSEDASDKLLLAAKKIRRATSTDFVISLVADEFSRASNTYVGKLRSNFLGTKFTVYDSQPTHDSVVQHNQPSRRFHSKQVSPRVSACNYSIATISYELNVLRTRGPRRMQCVMHSIPVTSIQEGGTAPTPTSFSQFLDDKPSHTPVSKAKDNPNMDSSSPGHSGSLVPEPPSQEPLMLKNKAPRWHEQLQCWCLNFKGRVTVASVKNFQLVAAVDPSHNIPAAEQEKVILQFGKIGKDIFTMDYRYPLSAFHAFAICLSSFDTKPACE